A region of Fibrobacter succinogenes subsp. succinogenes S85 DNA encodes the following proteins:
- a CDS encoding SulP family inorganic anion transporter, whose product MSDIHAKESVKQYLTGVVSTITPEIVRSIKRGYTRKDFTSDLMSGLIVGILALPLAIAFAIASGVGPEQGLYTAIIAGFIISLLGGSRFQIGGPTGAFIVIVYGIVSQYGYDGLASATLLAGIFLVIFGLAKFGAIIKFIPYPVTVGFTAGIAIIIALGQVPNFFGLTFAGADPADAVGKIKLYVSSFGSMNVYSVIVGVVALAVCILWPKITTKVPGSLIAIIVATVMVKVLGWDDPVNGHGVVTIGMKNHIPSGFPVPHLPNISLEMMQKVFQPALTIAMLGAIESLLSAVVADGMTSTKHRSNTELFGQGVANILSPIFGGIPATGAIARTATNIRNGAVSPISGLVHAVVLLLIMLVLGKYAEMIPMAALAAVLFQVAFNMCGYRSVIKMFKAPKSDVTVMLVAFFLTVIIDLTVAIEVGVLLAAVLFIKRMSDVAEVEAVSSALKDDDDEAARNTLGRQVPKGVLVYELAGSLFFGAVDKFKETMNRISEKPKILILRMRSVSSIDAAGINMIEDLLKRCKSEGTQLLLSGVHAQPVVALTRAGVLAQLGEENALGNIDAALNRARELLGLPIVDASQEEQKAPTVSWEKSLDKPWMPEESNAAVAEETPEVIAERMMDEPIKKIEDRK is encoded by the coding sequence ATGTCTGATATTCACGCCAAGGAATCCGTCAAGCAGTATTTGACAGGCGTCGTTTCGACAATCACCCCGGAAATCGTTCGTAGCATCAAGCGCGGCTACACTCGCAAGGATTTCACTAGCGACTTGATGTCGGGCTTGATTGTTGGCATTTTGGCTCTCCCCTTGGCGATTGCGTTTGCTATCGCTTCTGGCGTGGGTCCGGAACAGGGCCTTTACACCGCCATTATCGCGGGCTTCATCATCTCGCTGTTGGGCGGTTCCCGCTTCCAGATTGGCGGCCCGACGGGCGCATTCATCGTGATTGTCTATGGCATTGTGAGCCAGTACGGTTACGATGGCCTTGCTTCGGCAACGCTCTTGGCCGGTATTTTCCTCGTCATTTTCGGTCTTGCTAAATTTGGTGCGATTATCAAGTTCATCCCGTATCCGGTGACGGTCGGATTTACGGCGGGTATCGCTATTATTATTGCGCTTGGCCAGGTGCCGAACTTCTTCGGCCTTACTTTTGCGGGCGCTGACCCGGCTGACGCCGTGGGCAAAATCAAGCTTTACGTTTCTTCTTTCGGTTCCATGAACGTCTATTCCGTGATTGTGGGCGTTGTCGCTCTCGCGGTTTGCATTTTGTGGCCGAAGATTACTACGAAGGTTCCGGGTTCCCTCATTGCGATTATCGTTGCAACGGTAATGGTGAAGGTCCTTGGCTGGGATGATCCGGTGAACGGTCACGGCGTCGTGACGATTGGCATGAAAAACCACATCCCGAGCGGATTCCCTGTGCCGCACCTCCCGAATATCAGCCTCGAAATGATGCAAAAGGTGTTCCAGCCGGCACTTACGATTGCTATGCTCGGCGCTATCGAATCGCTCCTTTCTGCAGTGGTGGCTGACGGTATGACGAGTACCAAGCACCGCTCTAATACGGAACTTTTCGGTCAGGGTGTCGCAAATATCTTGAGCCCGATTTTTGGCGGTATCCCGGCAACGGGTGCTATTGCCCGTACCGCAACGAACATCCGTAACGGTGCCGTGAGCCCGATTTCTGGCCTTGTTCACGCTGTCGTTCTTTTGCTCATTATGCTCGTGCTTGGCAAGTATGCCGAAATGATCCCGATGGCAGCCCTTGCTGCCGTGCTTTTCCAGGTCGCTTTCAATATGTGCGGTTACCGCAGCGTGATCAAGATGTTCAAGGCTCCGAAGAGCGATGTGACGGTGATGCTTGTTGCATTCTTCCTCACGGTGATTATCGACCTTACGGTTGCTATCGAAGTGGGCGTGCTCCTTGCTGCCGTGCTCTTCATCAAGCGCATGAGCGATGTCGCCGAAGTCGAAGCGGTTTCTTCTGCCTTGAAGGATGACGATGACGAAGCTGCCCGTAATACCCTCGGCCGCCAGGTGCCGAAGGGCGTGCTTGTGTACGAACTTGCCGGTTCCCTCTTCTTTGGTGCGGTGGACAAGTTCAAGGAAACGATGAACCGCATTTCCGAAAAGCCGAAGATCTTGATTTTGCGCATGCGTAGCGTCTCTAGCATTGACGCTGCCGGTATCAACATGATTGAAGACTTGCTCAAGCGTTGCAAGAGCGAAGGTACGCAGCTTCTCTTGAGTGGCGTGCATGCCCAGCCGGTGGTGGCTTTGACCCGTGCCGGTGTGCTTGCCCAGCTTGGCGAAGAAAACGCTCTCGGTAACATTGACGCTGCTCTCAACCGCGCCCGCGAACTCCTTGGCCTCCCGATTGTGGATGCCTCCCAGGAAGAACAGAAGGCTCCGACCGTGTCTTGGGAAAAGAGCCTCGACAAGCCGTGGATGCCGGAAGAATCGAACGCTGCCGTGGCTGAAGAAACTCCGGAAGTCATTGCCGAACGCATGATGGACGAACCCATCAAGAAGATTGAAGATCGCAAGTAA
- a CDS encoding sulfurtransferase TusA family protein, with protein MQKMADERKKNLTSPIARWIDANRETAGFTESLRKLLMYACVEWIRRGTSALLTPEEALSKIVCCGLSEFPVGEWAENPENYTEEIADFCEKAKILPLPATLQGEIPSLLDLRGVKCPLNSVRSRIVMSGYPAGRTLKIWLDEGSPIENVPGSLIADGHKVLSREKKGNYWEISVVKSDSKV; from the coding sequence ATGCAAAAAATGGCAGATGAACGCAAGAAAAATTTAACATCTCCAATCGCTCGCTGGATAGATGCGAACCGCGAAACTGCAGGTTTTACAGAATCTTTACGTAAATTGTTAATGTACGCGTGTGTGGAATGGATCCGTCGCGGTACATCGGCACTCCTTACCCCCGAAGAGGCTCTATCCAAAATAGTATGTTGTGGTCTTTCGGAGTTCCCGGTGGGGGAATGGGCTGAAAATCCCGAAAATTACACCGAAGAAATCGCCGATTTCTGCGAAAAAGCGAAAATTTTGCCGTTACCTGCCACCCTCCAGGGCGAAATTCCCTCCCTTTTGGATCTCCGTGGCGTAAAATGCCCCCTCAATTCCGTCCGTTCGCGAATCGTCATGTCCGGTTATCCGGCAGGCCGAACGCTCAAAATCTGGCTAGATGAGGGGTCCCCGATTGAAAATGTGCCCGGATCGCTCATTGCTGACGGCCATAAAGTGCTTTCACGCGAAAAAAAAGGCAATTATTGGGAAATCTCTGTGGTCAAATCGGATTCTAAAGTATAG